The following coding sequences are from one Rathayibacter sp. SW19 window:
- the aceB gene encoding malate synthase A gives MNTTPTQLRPKTALRPIPAQDDRTRSASRAPRIDVRTNDDHGTGDIRTILNPEALAFLTALHARFAGERHELLAERMRRRVDVGNGRDPRFLTETEGIREDPTWRVAGAGPGLEDRRVEITGPTDRKMTVNALNSGAKVWLADLEDATSPTWENILGGQRTLFDTVRGLIDYTSPEGKEYTVRGATPTIVMRPRGWHLVEKHLTFVDRTGRALPASASLTDFGLFFWHNAQLLVEQGSGPYFYLPKLESHEEARLWNDIFVFAQDYVGMPQGTIRATVLIETIQAAFQMEEILYELREHCAGLNAGRWDYIFSIIKTFRSRGRRFVFPDRKQITMTVPFMRAYTDLLVATCHKRGAYAIGGMSAFIPNRRDPMVTEQALEKVSADKQREAGDGFDGTWVAHPDLIPTAQAEFDAVLGERPNQLDRRRDDVHVSAAQLLDISSIGGEVTIGGVRDNVSVALRYIEAWLRGQGAVAIDNLMEDAATAEISRSQLWQWIENRTVTAEGTLIDRALVEQMLVETAATLPRPIGNRVDDAAEILSEVALRPEFPTFLTISAYARHLVQADVPTGPPLALAG, from the coding sequence ATGAACACGACACCCACTCAACTGCGCCCAAAAACGGCGTTGCGCCCAATACCAGCGCAGGACGATCGCACTCGATCGGCCTCGCGAGCGCCGCGCATCGACGTGCGCACGAATGACGATCACGGAACCGGCGACATCCGCACGATCCTGAATCCGGAGGCGCTAGCCTTCCTCACGGCGCTGCACGCCCGTTTCGCAGGCGAACGTCACGAACTGCTGGCAGAGCGGATGCGGCGCCGCGTCGATGTCGGAAACGGGCGTGACCCGCGTTTCCTGACTGAAACGGAAGGCATCCGCGAGGACCCGACCTGGCGGGTTGCCGGTGCGGGGCCCGGTCTGGAAGACCGCCGTGTCGAGATCACCGGCCCGACCGACCGCAAGATGACCGTCAACGCGCTGAACTCCGGCGCGAAGGTGTGGCTTGCGGATCTCGAAGACGCCACGAGCCCGACTTGGGAGAACATCCTCGGCGGGCAGCGGACCCTGTTCGATACGGTGCGTGGGCTGATCGATTACACCTCGCCGGAGGGCAAGGAGTACACCGTGCGCGGGGCGACTCCGACGATCGTGATGCGGCCGCGCGGCTGGCACCTTGTCGAAAAGCACCTGACGTTCGTTGACCGCACGGGGCGGGCGCTGCCGGCATCCGCAAGTCTGACGGACTTCGGACTGTTCTTCTGGCACAACGCACAGCTGCTCGTCGAGCAGGGCAGCGGACCATACTTCTATCTGCCCAAACTGGAGAGTCATGAAGAGGCGCGGCTGTGGAATGACATCTTCGTGTTCGCGCAGGACTACGTCGGGATGCCGCAGGGCACGATTCGCGCGACCGTGCTGATCGAGACCATCCAAGCCGCATTCCAAATGGAGGAGATCCTCTATGAGCTGCGTGAGCACTGCGCCGGGCTGAATGCAGGCCGGTGGGACTACATCTTCTCGATCATCAAGACGTTCCGCTCACGTGGGCGGCGCTTCGTCTTCCCCGACCGCAAGCAGATCACGATGACGGTACCGTTCATGCGGGCATATACCGATTTGCTGGTGGCGACCTGCCACAAGCGCGGGGCATATGCGATCGGCGGCATGAGTGCATTCATTCCGAACCGACGCGACCCGATGGTCACGGAACAAGCACTGGAGAAGGTCAGTGCGGACAAGCAGCGCGAGGCGGGCGACGGCTTCGACGGCACCTGGGTGGCACATCCAGACCTCATTCCTACGGCCCAGGCCGAGTTCGATGCGGTACTGGGGGAACGCCCCAACCAGCTTGATCGGCGACGCGACGACGTGCATGTGTCGGCAGCGCAGTTGCTGGACATCTCATCGATCGGCGGCGAGGTCACGATCGGCGGTGTGCGCGACAACGTCTCCGTCGCCCTGCGCTATATCGAGGCCTGGTTGCGCGGGCAGGGTGCCGTGGCAATCGATAATCTGATGGAGGATGCCGCGACTGCCGAGATCTCGCGTTCGCAGTTGTGGCAGTGGATCGAAAACCGCACGGTGACGGCTGAGGGCACGCTGATCGATCGCGCGCTGGTCGAGCAGATGCTTGTGGAGACCGCGGCGACACTGCCCCGTCCGATCGGCAATCGTGTCGATGATGCTGCCGAGATCCTTTCCGAGGTTGCGTTGCGTCCCGAGTTCCCCACCTTCCTCACCATCAGCGCGTACGCGCGACACCTGGTGCAGGCGGATGTCCCCACCGGGCCGCCGCTGGCGCTCGCCGGCTGA
- a CDS encoding ABC transporter permease: protein MSATIAPAPAPERPAAREGAAVPMQKRRKRPLLPIFFWVVIVITLVPIFTMVLYSFNNTPTSRITFQWHGFTTYWYQNLTQVSGLGNSFLTSIEIAILSAVISIVLGVPLAMALERYRFLARGPLSTTVFADIAAPSIVVGAASLSFFLSVNAPLGFLTILLVHITFNLAYVVVVVRARLSGSGTVLEQAAGDLGANPFTAFTKVTLPLLVPGMIAAGALALAMSIDDYVITSFVAGPEVTFPLFVYGAAKVGLPPQVLCFGTLIFVVGLAVVLLNGFLTRRGQPK from the coding sequence ATGAGCGCCACCATCGCCCCTGCGCCAGCGCCTGAGCGCCCTGCGGCCCGTGAAGGAGCTGCCGTGCCGATGCAGAAGCGCCGCAAGCGCCCGCTGCTGCCGATCTTCTTCTGGGTTGTGATCGTGATCACGCTCGTGCCGATCTTCACAATGGTGCTCTACAGCTTCAACAACACGCCGACCAGCCGCATCACCTTCCAATGGCACGGCTTTACGACGTATTGGTACCAGAACCTGACGCAGGTCAGCGGGCTCGGAAACTCGTTCCTGACCTCGATCGAGATCGCAATTCTGTCTGCCGTCATCTCGATCGTGCTTGGGGTGCCACTGGCCATGGCGCTTGAGCGATATCGGTTCCTTGCACGCGGGCCGCTGTCGACGACCGTATTCGCGGACATCGCCGCGCCGTCGATCGTCGTCGGCGCCGCGTCACTGTCGTTCTTCCTGTCGGTGAACGCGCCGCTGGGGTTCCTGACCATTCTTCTCGTGCACATTACGTTCAACCTGGCGTACGTCGTCGTGGTGGTGCGTGCCCGGCTCTCGGGAAGCGGCACGGTGCTGGAGCAGGCGGCGGGAGACCTGGGAGCCAATCCATTCACGGCGTTCACAAAGGTGACGCTGCCGTTGCTGGTTCCCGGCATGATCGCGGCAGGCGCCCTGGCGTTGGCGATGTCCATCGACGACTACGTCATCACGAGCTTCGTCGCCGGCCCGGAGGTGACCTTCCCGCTGTTCGTCTACGGCGCGGCCAAAGTCGGCCTGCCTCCGCAAGTGTTGTGCTTTGGCACGCTCATCTTCGTGGTCGGCCTCGCGGTCGTGCTCCTGAACGGCTTCCTGACCCGGCGCGGCCAGCCGAAGTAG
- the aceA gene encoding isocitrate lyase, translating into MNDGILNDGILNDSTAPTHGSRPGDQTQSAAELEWEWANDPRWDGIRRDYSADDVIALRGSIIEEHTLARRGAENLWRLIQDQGTPDDPHWIAALGALTGNQAVQQVRAGLKAIYLSGWQVAADANSAGQTYPDQSLYPVNSVPAVVRRINNALLRADQIEAPSPDSRERIADPGTLAPGHHASGEQFDTAGPAHDWLAPIVADAEAGFGGPLNAYELMRSMIEAGAAGVHWEDQLASEKKCGHMGGKVLVPTGQHIRTLNAARLAADVAGIPTIVIARTDSLAASLITSDHDERDRSFLTGERTAEGFYGVRGGAEAVIARGLAYAPYADLLWVESAEPDLQLARRFAEAIHREFPGKRLAYNCSPSFNWKSHLDDETIARFQRELAAMGYAFQFITLAGFHALNHSMYTLARDYSKRQMSAYVDLQEAEFASELDGYTATRHQREVGTGYFDQIATALNPDSATLALVGSTEQAQF; encoded by the coding sequence ATGAACGACGGCATCCTTAACGACGGCATCCTCAACGACAGCACTGCCCCCACCCACGGCTCGCGGCCCGGCGACCAGACGCAGAGCGCGGCAGAGCTCGAATGGGAGTGGGCGAACGACCCGCGCTGGGACGGCATCCGCCGCGACTACTCCGCGGACGACGTCATCGCGCTGCGCGGCAGCATCATCGAGGAACACACGCTCGCCCGCCGCGGCGCCGAGAACCTGTGGCGCCTCATCCAGGATCAGGGCACGCCCGACGACCCGCACTGGATCGCCGCCCTCGGCGCATTGACCGGCAATCAGGCCGTGCAGCAGGTGCGTGCGGGTCTGAAGGCCATCTACCTCTCCGGCTGGCAGGTCGCCGCCGACGCGAACTCCGCAGGGCAGACCTACCCGGACCAGAGCCTGTATCCGGTGAACTCGGTGCCGGCCGTCGTGCGCCGCATCAACAATGCGCTGCTGCGCGCCGACCAGATCGAGGCGCCAAGCCCCGACTCGCGCGAGCGCATTGCAGACCCCGGCACGCTGGCACCCGGTCACCACGCCTCTGGCGAGCAGTTCGATACCGCAGGGCCGGCTCACGACTGGCTGGCGCCGATCGTTGCGGATGCGGAGGCAGGCTTCGGCGGCCCGCTCAACGCCTATGAACTCATGCGTTCGATGATCGAGGCGGGTGCTGCGGGCGTGCACTGGGAGGATCAGCTGGCGAGCGAGAAGAAGTGCGGTCACATGGGTGGCAAGGTGCTCGTGCCGACCGGGCAGCACATCCGCACGCTGAACGCCGCGCGGCTGGCGGCGGATGTTGCGGGCATCCCCACGATCGTCATCGCACGCACCGACTCGCTTGCGGCTTCGCTCATCACGAGCGACCACGACGAGCGTGACCGGTCGTTCCTCACCGGCGAGCGCACCGCGGAGGGTTTCTACGGGGTGCGTGGCGGGGCCGAAGCGGTTATCGCCCGCGGTCTGGCATATGCGCCGTACGCCGACCTGCTCTGGGTCGAATCGGCAGAGCCCGACCTGCAACTCGCGCGGCGCTTCGCCGAGGCGATCCACCGCGAGTTCCCCGGCAAGCGCCTCGCCTACAACTGTTCGCCGTCGTTCAACTGGAAGAGCCATCTGGACGACGAGACGATCGCCCGCTTCCAGCGCGAGCTGGCGGCGATGGGCTATGCCTTCCAGTTCATCACGCTGGCCGGCTTCCATGCCCTCAACCACTCGATGTACACCCTCGCCCGCGACTACTCGAAGCGACAGATGAGCGCGTACGTCGACTTGCAAGAAGCCGAGTTCGCATCCGAACTCGACGGCTACACCGCCACCCGTCATCAGCGGGAAGTCGGCACCGGCTATTTCGATCAGATCGCCACTGCGCTCAATCCGGACAGCGCAACCCTTGCGCTCGTCGGCTCGACCGAGCAAGCACAGTTCTGA
- a CDS encoding helix-turn-helix domain-containing protein: protein MTTITSAPSLTGPRETPDAPSEARAARAAKAAWTAGTVPDTAEHSGVDALTLGRRIREARIARGMTLDELGAAIGRAASQVSTLENGKREPSLSMLHSLASALQVATDELLDPAPPSERAGLEIALERAQRGPVFAALGLEPVRVSKTQTDETLRTILALHQEVARLHRERAATPEEARRANAQLRAQMRARDNYYPELEHLAAEQLRAVGHTGGPVSQQTVADMAKRLGLSLHYVSDLPHSTRSVTDRINGRIYLPTAQSLSRDSRSPIVQAFASLLCGHEEPRNYADFLRQRVETNYLTAAILLPETDAVTVLTEAKNARRISMEDLRDAFAVSYETAAHRFTNLATARLGIPVHFMKVHESGTIIKAYENDSVRFPSDALGAIEGTTVCRNWTARTVFDVEDRFSPWYQYTDTPSGTFWCTARIEKAKEGEYSVSVGVPFEHVKWFRGRETLHRAESRCPDESCCRAAPPELAAKWASGSWPAARTPTSLLAALPTGTFPGVDATEVYQFLEAHAPERAESRSNHTR from the coding sequence ATGACCACCATCACATCCGCCCCCTCTCTGACCGGCCCGCGCGAAACTCCCGATGCGCCGAGCGAAGCCAGAGCAGCCAGGGCAGCCAAGGCAGCGTGGACAGCGGGCACCGTGCCCGACACGGCGGAGCATTCGGGCGTCGACGCACTCACGTTGGGTCGGCGCATCCGCGAGGCACGGATTGCCCGCGGCATGACGCTGGACGAGTTGGGAGCGGCGATCGGGCGGGCAGCTTCGCAGGTATCGACACTGGAGAACGGCAAGCGAGAGCCGAGCCTGTCGATGCTGCATTCACTCGCATCCGCTCTGCAGGTGGCAACGGACGAATTGCTCGACCCTGCGCCGCCGAGTGAGCGGGCCGGACTGGAGATCGCGCTCGAGCGCGCCCAACGCGGGCCGGTTTTCGCCGCGCTCGGGCTCGAGCCCGTGCGCGTGTCAAAGACGCAGACCGACGAGACGCTACGCACGATCCTCGCCCTGCACCAGGAGGTGGCGCGGCTGCATCGCGAGCGCGCCGCCACACCTGAGGAGGCGCGCCGGGCCAACGCCCAGTTGCGCGCGCAGATGCGCGCCCGCGACAACTACTACCCCGAACTTGAGCACCTCGCTGCCGAACAACTCCGGGCGGTCGGCCACACCGGTGGGCCGGTCTCGCAGCAGACGGTCGCGGACATGGCCAAACGGCTCGGGTTGTCACTGCACTATGTCAGCGACCTGCCGCACTCGACTCGTTCGGTGACCGACCGCATCAATGGCCGCATCTACCTGCCGACCGCGCAGTCGCTCTCCCGCGACTCCCGCTCGCCGATCGTGCAGGCCTTCGCAAGCCTGCTCTGCGGGCACGAAGAGCCCAGAAATTATGCAGATTTTCTGCGGCAGCGTGTCGAGACCAACTATCTGACCGCAGCCATTCTGCTGCCCGAAACGGATGCCGTCACCGTGCTGACCGAGGCGAAGAACGCCAGACGCATCTCGATGGAGGATCTGCGCGATGCGTTCGCAGTCAGCTATGAGACAGCAGCGCACCGGTTCACGAACCTCGCGACCGCACGGTTGGGGATTCCGGTGCACTTCATGAAAGTGCACGAATCCGGCACGATCATCAAGGCATACGAGAATGACAGTGTGCGCTTTCCGTCTGATGCGCTCGGCGCGATCGAAGGCACGACTGTCTGCCGCAATTGGACGGCCCGAACCGTGTTCGATGTCGAAGACCGGTTCAGCCCCTGGTATCAGTACACGGACACGCCTTCCGGCACGTTCTGGTGCACGGCACGCATTGAGAAAGCGAAAGAGGGCGAATATTCGGTGAGCGTGGGCGTGCCGTTCGAACATGTCAAGTGGTTCCGCGGGCGCGAAACGCTGCATCGCGCCGAGTCGCGCTGCCCCGACGAATCATGCTGCCGGGCCGCGCCGCCTGAGCTCGCCGCCAAGTGGGCATCCGGCTCCTGGCCAGCCGCTCGCACTCCCACCAGCTTGCTCGCCGCGCTGCCGACCGGCACCTTCCCCGGCGTCGACGCGACCGAGGTCTACCAGTTCCTCGAGGCGCACGCCCCGGAACGCGCGGAATCGCGCTCGAATCACACTCGCTGA
- a CDS encoding ABC transporter permease codes for MTALTQTARPTGTVPGPTGKTTGHRFRGRGTPYLLSLAGGAWLLILFVIPLVSGLIVSLETGNPQTGYTFTWNWGIYADIFVNSDVPYLTFLIRGVLYGAGATIVTMIIGYPLAYYIAFRAPQRWKNALLLLVMLSFLVSFVIRTDMWAFILSDQGPVLTVLRDLHVVGKDAHVLGTSAAVIGGMAYNDLAFMVLPIYVALERIDPRLIEASADLYASKTQSFIRTILPLTRSGIFAGVLLVFIDSAGDPVNASLLGGTNTYVIGQAIQDSYLTNQQYNVAAALSTVLMIVLGIILFLYARIAGTDNIEDLV; via the coding sequence ATGACGGCGCTCACTCAGACCGCACGGCCGACCGGCACTGTTCCGGGGCCGACCGGCAAGACCACGGGTCACCGGTTCAGGGGTCGCGGAACGCCGTATTTGCTCAGCCTGGCGGGCGGCGCGTGGCTGCTCATCCTGTTCGTCATCCCGCTGGTCTCCGGCCTGATCGTCTCGCTTGAGACAGGCAACCCGCAGACCGGGTACACGTTCACGTGGAACTGGGGCATTTACGCCGATATCTTCGTGAATTCGGATGTGCCCTATCTCACGTTCCTCATCCGCGGTGTGTTGTATGGCGCGGGGGCGACGATCGTGACCATGATCATCGGCTACCCGCTCGCCTACTACATTGCGTTCCGCGCTCCGCAGCGCTGGAAGAACGCGCTGTTGTTGCTCGTGATGCTGAGCTTCCTGGTTTCGTTCGTGATCCGCACGGACATGTGGGCGTTCATTCTCTCGGACCAGGGGCCGGTGCTGACGGTCCTGCGCGACCTGCACGTGGTCGGCAAAGACGCCCACGTTCTCGGCACCAGCGCCGCGGTCATCGGCGGCATGGCGTACAACGACCTGGCGTTCATGGTGCTGCCCATCTATGTGGCATTGGAACGCATCGATCCACGCCTGATCGAGGCGTCCGCCGATCTTTATGCGAGCAAGACGCAATCGTTCATACGGACGATTCTGCCGCTGACCCGGTCTGGCATCTTCGCCGGAGTGCTGCTCGTGTTCATCGACTCGGCAGGCGACCCGGTCAACGCATCGCTGCTCGGCGGCACGAATACCTACGTGATAGGCCAGGCAATCCAAGATTCTTACCTGACCAATCAGCAGTACAACGTGGCCGCCGCGCTGTCGACTGTGCTGATGATCGTGCTCGGCATCATTCTGTTCCTATACGCCCGAATAGCGGGAACCGACAACATTGAGGATCTGGTATGA
- a CDS encoding NAD(P)/FAD-dependent oxidoreductase, producing MGSTVFERQRPNESTVAHALRAAKLGSFWLEDSPAPAHPTLRDNLSCDLAVVGGGYSGLWTALLAKQRNPDARIVLLEARTVGWAASGRNGGFCEASLTHGEENGRTRFADEYDHLERLGEKNLDEIEQTVAALGLNCDFERNGAIDVATEPHQVEWLREAAAADGVNARFLDTEAMRAEVNSPSYLAGLFHTHDSALVHPAKLAHELARACIEAGVEIFEHTPVAALETRGLASAEGVDVRIGSGASAIIGERDATVRAKKVALGTNVFPSLLKRNRLATVPVYDYVLMTEPLSAEQLASIGWKSRQGLGDASNQFHYYRLSADNRILWGGYDAIYHYGRQVRSSYEDRPATFRRLASHFFTTFPQLEGISFTHRWAGAIDTCSRFCAFYGSARDNRIAYALGYTGLGVGATRFGAQVMLDFLAGEKTERTETKMVRSTPMPFPPEPVASMGIQATRWSLNKADHNEGKRNLILKTLDAVGLGFDS from the coding sequence GTGGGAAGCACCGTCTTCGAACGCCAACGCCCGAACGAATCCACCGTCGCCCACGCGCTGCGAGCCGCGAAGCTCGGCTCCTTCTGGTTGGAGGACTCCCCGGCACCAGCGCATCCAACGCTGCGCGACAACCTGTCCTGCGACCTCGCTGTCGTCGGCGGCGGCTACAGCGGGCTCTGGACCGCCCTCCTCGCAAAGCAGCGCAACCCGGATGCCCGCATCGTGCTGCTCGAGGCGCGCACGGTGGGCTGGGCTGCATCCGGTCGCAATGGCGGCTTCTGCGAAGCCAGCCTGACTCATGGTGAGGAGAACGGCCGCACTCGGTTCGCCGACGAGTACGACCACCTCGAGCGTCTCGGCGAGAAGAACCTCGACGAGATCGAACAGACCGTCGCCGCGCTCGGCCTGAACTGCGACTTCGAGCGCAACGGCGCGATCGACGTGGCGACGGAACCACATCAGGTCGAGTGGCTGCGCGAGGCCGCGGCAGCGGACGGCGTCAACGCCCGCTTTCTCGACACCGAGGCGATGCGCGCAGAGGTCAACTCCCCCAGCTATCTTGCCGGCCTGTTCCACACGCACGACTCCGCACTCGTGCACCCGGCCAAGCTCGCACACGAGCTCGCGCGCGCGTGCATCGAGGCCGGGGTGGAAATCTTCGAGCACACGCCAGTGGCGGCGTTGGAAACGCGGGGACTCGCATCCGCAGAGGGTGTCGACGTGCGCATCGGCAGCGGTGCCAGCGCGATCATCGGCGAGCGAGACGCGACAGTGCGCGCGAAGAAGGTGGCGCTTGGCACAAACGTGTTCCCGTCGCTGCTCAAGCGCAATCGCTTGGCAACCGTGCCCGTGTATGACTACGTGCTGATGACCGAGCCGCTGAGCGCCGAGCAACTCGCCTCGATCGGCTGGAAGAGCCGGCAGGGTCTGGGCGACGCGTCGAATCAGTTCCATTACTACCGGCTCAGCGCGGACAACCGCATCCTTTGGGGCGGCTACGACGCGATCTATCACTACGGCCGTCAGGTGCGCTCCAGCTATGAGGACCGTCCGGCGACCTTCCGCCGCCTCGCGAGCCACTTCTTCACGACGTTCCCCCAGCTGGAGGGCATCTCGTTCACGCACCGCTGGGCGGGAGCGATCGACACGTGCAGCCGGTTCTGCGCGTTCTACGGAAGCGCGCGCGACAACAGGATCGCTTACGCGCTCGGTTACACGGGTCTCGGGGTGGGCGCGACCCGCTTCGGCGCACAGGTAATGCTGGATTTCCTGGCCGGCGAGAAGACCGAACGCACCGAGACGAAGATGGTGCGCAGCACGCCGATGCCGTTCCCGCCCGAGCCAGTTGCATCGATGGGCATTCAGGCCACGCGGTGGTCGCTCAACAAGGCCGACCACAACGAGGGCAAGCGCAACCTCATTCTCAAGACTCTGGATGCCGTCGGCCTCGGGTTCGACTCGTAG
- a CDS encoding APC family permease produces the protein MASGLETKPLEEHHHELQADGVSAAGSIVMAVAGSAPAYSIAATTAVLVAAAGLASPAALLWCGLPMLGIAWAFAYLGRADVNAGAAYSWVGRALHPILGFFSGWALVVSATIFMVAGALPAGIMTVSLFAPKEAGNVLLVTVIGAIWFLVMAACVLFGVRVTARAQWIMSSVEVAILVVFAVVAIMQATFGRHAGADFSWDWFGFSHFSGVSGFVGAALIASFYYWGWDVSSNLNEETKNGHKSAGKGGIIGVIIVFLLFEVFTIAIQVILPAKAIQASSGNVLGVLGDVIWPGIGGKILIVAVMLSTIATLETTLIQVTRSLFAMGRDHTIPQAFGHSHPRWKTPAFATIVVTCVSVVLFIGSNFLGSVGQILSDAISSIGLQIAFYYGLAGIAVVVAYRKIIFNSVKNFIFIGLWPAIGAIFMVWIFIVSIPSLGVTVDLIGLGTLALGIIPLIVFWKKGKAYFQNRRPLSLPDELTGAVTVVHPEDSNATH, from the coding sequence ATGGCGTCAGGACTCGAAACCAAACCGCTAGAAGAACATCATCACGAACTGCAGGCTGATGGAGTCAGCGCGGCCGGTTCCATCGTCATGGCGGTGGCGGGAAGTGCGCCCGCCTACTCCATCGCTGCGACCACCGCGGTGCTCGTGGCTGCGGCAGGGCTCGCAAGTCCGGCTGCCCTGCTCTGGTGCGGCCTGCCGATGCTCGGCATCGCGTGGGCGTTCGCATACTTGGGGCGAGCCGATGTGAATGCGGGAGCCGCCTATTCCTGGGTGGGCCGCGCGCTGCATCCGATTCTCGGCTTCTTCTCCGGCTGGGCGCTGGTCGTCTCTGCGACCATCTTCATGGTGGCCGGCGCGCTCCCCGCCGGGATCATGACGGTCTCACTGTTCGCGCCGAAGGAAGCGGGCAACGTGTTGCTCGTGACCGTGATCGGCGCCATCTGGTTCCTCGTGATGGCCGCCTGCGTTCTGTTCGGCGTCAGGGTCACCGCGCGGGCGCAGTGGATCATGTCCAGCGTCGAAGTTGCCATCCTTGTGGTGTTCGCCGTCGTCGCCATCATGCAGGCGACCTTCGGCCGGCATGCCGGTGCCGACTTCAGCTGGGACTGGTTCGGATTTTCGCACTTCAGCGGGGTCAGCGGGTTCGTCGGTGCAGCCCTGATCGCGTCCTTCTACTACTGGGGATGGGATGTCAGCTCCAACCTCAATGAGGAGACAAAGAACGGTCACAAGTCGGCCGGCAAGGGCGGCATCATCGGCGTCATCATCGTCTTTCTGCTGTTCGAGGTCTTCACGATCGCCATCCAGGTCATCCTGCCGGCCAAGGCCATCCAGGCCAGCAGCGGCAACGTGCTGGGCGTGCTCGGCGACGTGATCTGGCCCGGCATCGGCGGCAAGATCCTGATCGTCGCCGTCATGCTTTCCACCATCGCCACGCTGGAGACCACATTGATCCAGGTGACCCGGTCGCTGTTCGCGATGGGTCGCGACCACACCATCCCGCAGGCATTCGGCCACTCGCACCCGCGGTGGAAGACACCGGCGTTCGCGACCATCGTCGTGACCTGTGTCTCGGTCGTGCTGTTCATCGGCTCGAACTTCCTCGGCAGTGTCGGCCAGATCCTCAGCGACGCGATCAGCTCGATCGGGCTGCAGATCGCGTTCTACTACGGCCTCGCCGGTATAGCCGTCGTGGTCGCGTACCGCAAGATTATTTTCAACTCGGTGAAGAACTTCATCTTCATCGGTCTCTGGCCGGCGATCGGCGCAATCTTCATGGTCTGGATCTTCATCGTGTCGATCCCATCGCTCGGCGTGACCGTCGACCTGATCGGTCTCGGCACCCTCGCACTAGGCATCATTCCGCTGATCGTGTTCTGGAAGAAGGGCAAGGCCTACTTCCAGAATCGTCGCCCGCTTTCCCTGCCGGACGAACTGACCGGTGCCGTGACGGTGGTGCACCCGGAGGACTCGAACGCGACGCACTGA
- a CDS encoding GNAT family N-acetyltransferase yields MPVTVRTAGSADAAQLAEVAAITFPLACPPGSTAEAQAAFIADVLSEACFAEYLADRGRIVLVAEEEADRTILGYTMLVFLESRDPDVLTSLRIHPTAELSKCYVLPGQHGTGVAGALMTASLEAARQRGAAGIWLGVNEENTRAHRFYLKHGFERVGTKHFRLGDNVEGDFVMEREL; encoded by the coding sequence ATGCCTGTCACGGTTCGCACTGCCGGCTCGGCGGATGCCGCACAACTCGCCGAGGTCGCTGCGATCACCTTTCCGCTCGCGTGCCCGCCGGGTTCAACCGCCGAGGCACAGGCTGCCTTCATCGCTGACGTGCTGTCCGAGGCTTGTTTTGCCGAATATCTCGCCGACCGAGGCCGGATCGTTCTCGTTGCGGAAGAGGAGGCCGACCGAACAATTCTCGGCTACACGATGCTCGTCTTTCTCGAGTCGCGCGATCCGGATGTCCTCACCTCGTTGCGCATCCATCCGACAGCCGAATTGAGCAAGTGTTACGTGTTGCCCGGGCAGCACGGCACGGGCGTTGCCGGTGCACTGATGACAGCTTCGCTTGAGGCCGCGCGACAACGCGGCGCCGCGGGAATCTGGCTCGGTGTCAACGAGGAGAACACTCGAGCGCACCGTTTCTATCTCAAGCACGGCTTCGAACGCGTCGGCACCAAGCACTTTCGCTTGGGCGACAACGTGGAAGGCGATTTCGTGATGGAAAGAGAGCTGTAG